One window of Drosophila busckii strain San Diego stock center, stock number 13000-0081.31 chromosome 3L, ASM1175060v1, whole genome shotgun sequence genomic DNA carries:
- the LOC108598386 gene encoding heat shock protein 26, whose translation MSLSHLLSLADLLQEPRSHDFGHGMHPRQLQTWATPSQQLMANPWQCMHPSCPTSPMANIVARRRNHEMTKRDGGDNWNWPAAQVGKDGFQVCMDVAQFKPSELTVKVVDNSIVVEGKHEEREDNHGYISRHFVRRYALPQGYEADKVASALSSDGVLTVSVPKPQPIEDKSKERVVQIQQVGPAHLNVKENKADDAKDKKATNGGSK comes from the coding sequence atGTCACTCAGTCACTTGCTTTCGCTTGCCGATCTGCTGCAGGAGCCACGCAGCCACGACTTTGGTCACGGAATGCATCCGCGCCAGCTACAAACCTGGGCAACCCCGTCGCAGCAGTTAATGGCGAATCCTTGGCAATGTATGCATCCGTCCTGTCCTACCTCGCCTATGGCCAATATTGTGGCTCGTCGTCGTAACCACGAAATGACTAAGCGTGATGGTGGCGACAATTGGAACTGGCCTGCTGCTCAAGTGGGGAAGGATGGCTTCCAAGTATGCATGGATGTGGCGCAGTTTAAGCCAAGCGAACTGACCGTCAAAGTAGTGGACAACTCTATAGTGGTTGAGGGCAAACATGAGGAGCGCGAAGACAATCATGGCTATATATCGCGCCATTTTGTGCGTCGCTATGCCTTGCCTCAAGGCTACGAAGCGGACAAGGTGGCTTCTGCGCTATCTTCGGATGGCGTCCTGACTGTCAGCGTGCCCAAGCCGCAGCCTATTGAGGACAAGTCCAAGGAGCGCGTCGTTCAGATACAGCAAGTGGGACCTGCGCATCTGAACGTGAAGGAGAATAAGGCAGATGATGCCAAGGACAAGAAGGCGACAAATGGCGGCTCCAAGTGA
- the LOC108601022 gene encoding sodium-independent sulfate anion transporter, with product MPLKNLDRLLPGLRWLHGYSAQDAVADLIAGITVGLTVLPQGLAYATLAGLEPQYGLYSAFVGGIVYALLGSCRQVTIGPTALLALMTSRHTGLGLDSGPAYGILLCLISGIIELAMAVLKLGALVDLISLPVTVGFTSATAVIIGTSQLKGLLGLRGGSGSDFINTMRSVWTNLQHVRHGDLTLGLVSITVLLLLRRLKNSKLTQRVNNLRAKQLLSGSIWVIATGRNALVVLISSILAYSQCKTKDSCPFILTGRVKSGLPSIALPKFETSILGKNGTAVTQNFEQMLTELGPSMLILPIIAVLGNVAISKAFGGTGLSPTRELVALSMSNICGAFCSSIPVTGSFSRSAVNHASGVRTPIGGCYTSVLVLLALGLLAPYFQYIPKAALSAVIISAVIFMIEFEVIKPLWRCSRRELLPGAITFVLSLAVGVEIGLLLGVGADVSFLVYRAARPVLNVSKLQTINGLSYILVRPKHSSLYFPAIEWVRSGISKALATHGTAPIVLDCAQVHDFDFTAARGMGSLYKELAKANVPLFLMDAHKDITVILKESTGIDFPTIDCVDDLEFILELTPDYELHLQVTAPLVESRIQQKELSTATELSQLAAKSI from the exons ATGCCGCTCAAAAACTTGGACCGGTTGTTGCCAGGCCTAAGGTGGCTGCATGGCTATTCGGCGCAGGATGCAGTGGCTGATCTGATAGCAGGCATTACAGTTGGACTTACAGTGCTGCCACAGGGTCTGGCATATGCAACACTTGCCGGCTTGGAGCCACAATATGGTTTATATTCAGCTTTTGTGGGCGGCATCGTGTACGCACTGCTCGGCAGCTGTCGACAGGTGACAATTGGACCAACTGCCTTGTTGGCTCTGATGACTAGTCGACACACAGGCCTTGGATTGGACTCGGGTCCAGCCTACGGCATACTGTTGTGCTTAATCTCTGGCATAATAGAGCTGGCAATGGCTGTGCTAAAGCTCGGCGCACTGGTGGACCTTATATCGCTGCCAGTCACAGTTGGCTTTACATCCGCGACGGCTGTCATTATAGGCACATCGCAGCTAAAGGGACTGCTGGGTCTGCGCGGTGGCAGTGGCTCGGATTTCATCAACACCATGCGCTCCGTCTGGACGAATCTGCAGCATGTGCGCCATGGTGATCTAACTTTGGGACTAGTTTCTATtactgtgctgctgctgctgcgc CGTCTAAAGAATTCGAAGCTGACGCAGCGCGTAAACAATTTGcgagccaagcagctgctgagcgGCAGCATTTGGGTCATTGCCACTGGACGCAATGCACTTGTGGTGCTCATCTCCAGTATCTTGGCCTACAGTCAATGCAAAACCAAGGACAGTTGTCCCTTTATACTAACAGGCCGTGTTAAAAGCGGTTTGCCAAGCATAGCGCTGCCCAAATTTGAAACCTCAATCCTCGGCAAGAACGGGACGGCTGTGACTCAGAACTTTGAGCAAATG CTCACGGAACTGGGTCCGTCCATGCTCATATTGCCCATCATTGCAGTGCTGGGTAATGTAGCCATCTCGAAGGCCTTTGGCGGTACAGGGCTGAGCCCCACACGAGAGCTGGTTGCACTTTCGATGAGCAACATCTGTGGCGCCTTCTGCAGCTCCATACCTGTCACGGGTTCGTTTTCACGTAGCGCTGTAAATCATGCGAGCGGCGTGCGCACGCCCATTGGCGGTTGCTATACCAGTGTGCTGGTCCTGCTGGCGCTGGGACTGCTTGCGCCTTACTTTCAGTATATACCCAAGGCGGCGTTAAGCGCTGTCATTATCTCGGCTGTGATATTTATGATTGAATTTGAAGTCATAAAGCCACTGTGGCGTTGCAGTCGCCGGGAGCTGCTGCCAGGCGCTATAACATTTGTCCTAAGCTTGGCCGTAGGCGTGGAGATTGGATTGCTGCTGGGCGTCGGTGCTGATGTTTCGTTTCTTGTTTATCGCGCTGCTCGCCCTGTGCTGAATGTATCCAAACTGCAAACAATTAATGGACTGAGCTATATTTTGGTGCGACCCAAGCACAGTTCACTGTACTTTCCCGCTATAGAGTGGGTGCGCTCTGGCATCTCAAAGGCGCTCGCTACGCATGGCACGGCGCCTATTGTGCTGGACTGTGCTCAAGTGCATG ATTTTGATTTTACTGCTGCTCGCGGCATGGGCTCACTTTATAAGGAGCTGGCCAAAGCTAATGtgcctttatttttaatggacGCTCATAAGGATATTACCGTAATTTTAAAGGAATCAACTGGAATTGATTTTCCCACAATAGACTGTGTTGACGATTTAGAATTCATACTGGAGCTAA CGCCAGACTATGAGTTGCACTTGCAGGTCACAGCGCCACTTGTTGAGTCAAGGATACAGCAAAAGGAGCTGAGCACTGCTACTGAACTGAGCCAATTGGCTGCAAAAAGTATATGA